The genomic interval ttctcactggagcacAGTTCAGTTCCAACCATTGCAGTGGTGCTCTCACGCTGAACACACAATGATGAACTTTACCTTGATCACAGCTTTCCTCTGTACCTTCTGTAAGTACCCATACGTGGATTTCTTTCTCAATTCAACAATTTCTAATGTTCCTTCAGTGATCTGCCAGAactgaaatgtgcttttctttaatTCCATCATTTACGAGCACTGTTTGGTTCCTGTTGAGTTCCAGGTTTGTGGATaattttcatgctgtttgtttcagtttggaTCTCAGTTTCTGAGTTTCACACTGTGGAGGTTCAGCCTGGTGAAGACGTCACACTGCTGTGCTCCAACTTCTCAGCTCTCCCCTCCTACATAAGGTGGTTCAAACTGGCCAACAGACACAATGTCAGCTGCATCTTCTCCATGATGAGCTTCGATGGCAACGCATCATTCTGTGATGGAtttcaaaacagcaaatttaaCATGACTTCCAACAGCAGGACCCTCTTTCTCAAGATCAAACAAGTGGATTCATCTGACTCTGGACTGTATTTCTGTGGATTTCGGGTGTCAGATAGAATGGCAGCAATTGACAGTGCAACATATTTAAAGGTTCAAGGTAAGATTGCTGTTCTGTCTTGTCTGCATTTTGATTggaaagaaacagatttttagTCACTGTCAAAAAGAAGACCGATCTCATCTTACGAGAGGTAGAATAGTCCACAGAAAGTTTCATTTATTGATCTTTGTTGTTGAAGTGTTTGATGGATTAACGAAGCTGATGAGTGTGATCCTGGCTGGTCTGACTGCTTTCATTAATGTGGTCGTCATTTGTCTGGCTGTTCAAATCAGCAAGACTTGCAAAGGTACGTgtactttgttttattgtgtttgaacATGAAATGTATGAAAAGCAACATTTAACAGCTCATGAAAAGGCCATTTTATGTCCGTCTTTCGGCAGATAATAAAGAGCAGAATCCACAATGGACAGAGGTGAGTCCAACTTTAAGATTGTTTGATTACTGATTATTATTTATCAAATAAGACTTTTAGGAGTCATTCCAGGAGTTTCTTCATTAGTTAAATAACTGAAATAACTGATGCTGATGAAGTCTTCTGAGAGGTGTCTGCCTCTTATTTGCAGAATCTGGACTCTGATGACCTGAAGGATGCTGCACTGAGTTTGTCTTCAACAGCAGTAAGAAACAGGAGGCCTGaatcagagagagaagtggagacTCGTGTTGTTTATGCTGCCCGCAGACTCAGGAAGCAACTgtagctgcagctcagagtagAACTGAAGCTTCATCATATTAATGCGCTGAGTGActatgtgctgactcagatagttgcattgaatcgtggctgttgctaattattgatcgcagtgaaatgccagacactgtggaaacctgcctaTGAGGTATTGGTTATGTGGGCGCACGACTCCGCCGGTTtacgaaaatccacttgcccagcgGCGCGCTGCTGGCacacagagttgaccaggtcGTGGGTGGCaagctttcagcgcacttttacgcCACCGGTGTGGCCCGTAATGGACCGAAATCCAAATCTGCTGGCTGATCCTGCTGACACCTCCCCCCTACTGCTCCGCAAcgcccatcctggcgtacctctgtgcACCTCAGTTTACCAAAATACCCACCTTcgctgcacgaaaataccactgTGTGGGTTGTGCACCCTGCGCCCCGCCAGCGGCAGGGACGAAAATAGAGCACAAGATGTCTGGCTGAGGAACACCTTTCCAGATTCCTTCAGGGAAGCAGTAGATACAGacagttcaacttcaaaggttacctttcaccCAGAGCGTTAatcatggagatgctaattttTGCTTTACAGCTACACCGATACggacaataaaactgtctgGATGGATAAGTGCCAGACCTCAGAAGAATCTACAAAATCAGATGATGCTGataggttgtaaattagacattccaTTTTCTATCACACCAGGATAATGAAATCTATATGTTTGAGTTCTTACAGTACTAAACTCATaatcttcaaacttcaaacttcaaactttatttatttatatggcacttttcatacttaaaaagcaacacaaagtgcctcacagaggctaaaaacaacagagaggaaaacccagccctcccgcccccataactacatacagaagcacacacacagacacacacgcacacgcacccatacggataagataagtagtaagccacattttggggccatccacactgagagggcccccggctcatgaccggggggcgccgcccgagaccaccccgacccaggcagacagaaggccccacaccaggGTGCGGAGgtctccagccatccaggccagagccgtcccctcagcagcgcccccatcagtaggccagaagcagttcccagtgaggggggccccccatgaggaaacgcttgacctaaaaaccaaggacccccatgaggagacactggagctaaaaaccaagggactaagacataaacataaaattaaataaaatgagtaaatgaaataaatagcaattaaacatgtcgttaaaacatgcaactaatatgacaaagatagacatgctaagaagcgtgattaaaggaataaggtaaatcaaacaaatcaattgaaagcctgattaaaaaggtgggtcttgagcctctttttaaaaacatcaacagtctctgcggcactgaggctctccggcaggctgttccacaatcggggtccataataactaaaggccgcctccccgtgtgttttagttcttacttttggtatggttaagaggccagtacaggaggacctcagggtccgcgagggttggtagggtaacagtaggtcagataaataagaaggcgcaagaccattaagacatttaaaaactaataaaagaaccttaaaatctatcctgaaatgcacggggagccaatgcagcgattttaaaactggcgtaatgtgctcccgccctctggtcctcgtcagcactcgtgcggctgaattctgtagcaattgaaggttggagatactctttttaggaagaccagagagcagggcattacagtaatctaagcgacaggagataaaagcatgccatcagcacctccgtgctgtATGATATCAAcgcttttcctgtgtttctaccttataaaatgacaaaactgtgattttaatttgcctaaaaaagtttttctgagtttctaccatggaaccatactgccatctagaggttcgtaGCGGTTAGATTTTATACACTTGACATAAGACAGTTATAATAAGTagcaataatagtaataattatttcagcaaatatagtctgccaTTCTTTATTTCAACTGGTCATCGAAGAGACTCTCAGTTTTATTATTAACCTAAAGTTTTTGCCATATGACTGCTAACTCTCTGCATGACCTGTAGCCAGCCTTGACCCACCTGTctgggttaaataaccatcagaagctgctctgtgcCTGTTTCCGACCCAGAGATCCAGACCCCTGAACCATCTCTGTCCAAGATTGACTGAGCCCAGCGGTTTGACTGGGTTCCCCCATTGGACTGCCcagcagaccagagacagaaaacaacgcCTGGGGCcccttcgtgtcagttcggaaCAGACGTCCGCCGaagcgtcgctgacaaagtaggcatactttTGAATAATGAGTTGGTGCCATACGGTTATAATACTCTCAATTCTCCTTTGATTctctcagtcattcattcaagaaattaactcTACATTTGCGTCCCCATTTTCCTCtaaactacttctcactattgccaaactcattctgccattattttgccataagtttctccatacagttgtttgtgttatgtCATAGAATCcatattatttttcatattattcattattcatattcattcccattattgtgtttaataaaaaagtcgtggtcagacggtgtccttttgagctggatagAAGCAATCCCTGTATCGAGAATTTACGCgtcagattatcagactggtCTACCGTTAGTTCATTTGTTATCATTAAATCAGCAgtacaagaaataataaatataatccttctgagctgaggaaggtcgGTGCCcctattttattaacaaatgcaacattaacttaaAGGTTTAACAAACTGATTCCCCTACagtgaaaaagactgaacattaAGGTGAACATACtattttctctcctgtgtttaGTTTCGATTCTCACAtacttcttcctgtttttcgttttgtttttctctgatcgTTAAAAAGCCCCACACATTTGAGgtttgatggaggaggagctggcaaCAACGAAAATGTTTCCACAGACAATTGTTCTTGATTGAAATGAAtatgctgactttttaaaatttgaTGAAAGTCTCAATTGTATGCTGACGTGGTGAGTGTGTctatgacaaagacaaaggttAGCTTGCTGCCAtggctgtgtttgcatgcatgtgcggGCATGCAACAAGTCCATTTTCCCCTGTGGTGAAACACTGTGAGCAGAGCGAAAGCCACAGGAAGACTGGCCTTCAGCTCTCTGCAATGAAACCACAAGCAACAAAAGCTGAACGACTTTCACATCACAGCTTTAcatcttttgtctttctgaagATACTGTATTTTTGGATATATTTAGAAATGCATCAACAGTAAGTCCACATCCACGTCTCCTCAGACCATCACCTTCTTCACAGACCACACTAACCAATTTCCTCAAACTCTCTTTCGTCTTCACACATTAGCACCCTGCTTTTAGAAAAGATGCTTTGTGCAGCACAGATGACTGTGCCTTCTTCCTGAAACTGAGGTACCTACAGTACAGCTCAGCAGATACAGAATCTGATGCCAGAACAGGGCTGGGGGCTAACTGCAACAGGAGGGAGCAGCTGAGGGGGAAGGGTCCTGATGCGACACACCACACATGAACATCCCACACTATCCAAGTGACACTGAATGCTCCACAGTCAGGGATCAGTGAAGGGGACACCGGCCTGCCACCCCTTTAGGCCCAACAGCTCCTCTCCAGctagagagaaaacagcagttaACCAAGTACACAATGAACAAACTAATGAATACAGAGGCCACTGATTTGTTCAGGCCAAGAAGCTCACCAGCATCGCACCAACCACCTCCAACACCCCACTGTAGAGAGGTTGTTGtagctttgcagctcaatgatttcatgttgtagcttgtcagacacatcagctggttccacattaaacagcttgTTGCAGATATGTTCAGTCCCTCTTGTTTACTTCTCATGTCCTCAAACCTCTCAGcaaacacctgaaggagttttcacactcagcagcatattcagatccagggctggactgggaccaaaaaatggccctggcatttttggccatggtggcccaccatgattatttatatGATATGCGGAGGTACACGACACACCAGAGGATATAtgcacagtagcctacatggaagagagtaaccatgttaaaaaaaattatatgttctttcactactcacggagactttcatcttgggagagatgccacaattcccatcttgaagtgaaagtggttgtcGAAGAAATACTGCTAGAGAATTTTTAGATTAGTGTTTAAtgaaatttactgtttacaaATACAAAGAAGACAATTATGCctacagtaagaccatacatccatgtaaaataaagagctcctcaaaGTGGCACctttaagtatgaaaaacagacagaatgagagagagagaggaaataaagagagCAGGGATCAGTTAAGGTgcagtttaaataatacactgaacaacaatataaacacaacacatttgtttttgctcccatttgtcatgagctgaactcaaagatataaaacattttctatatgaaagaccatttctctcaaatattgttcactgTGATCAATAttgttcatctctctctctcttttattctctctccaACAGCCTTTGCACCAGGGACTGCCTCTGCACTTGATGTCGACGGCCCCGCTGCTGCAGTCGAACTTTGacagcaaacatgtttgtgtttttggcacATTTCGCTGCGTCTCTGCATCCCCTTGCACTTTTGTGGTTCAGGCCTATCCatttccacagacagacactcacttCTCTCGAACTCCAATAGCAAAATATGTGACCAGCCAGGtgaaaaccagcaacaagtcGGCCCGGCACAAGttgtgtaaacaaagaaaaatagattttttttatatatatatattagtgATTTTCGGTTTTTTTGGCAGAATATGTAAGTTGAAATCATGAAGAAGCCACTCCATGTTTCAAATAACAGTATTGGGGGCCTTAAAACCATAAACTTTGCATTTGAATTTGGGTTATTTTAGAGGAATTTCCCACTGGTAGCTCGGTCCTAGTTGGGGGTTTTGGCGATTCAACAGTAAATCAGCACACTGGCTTTCTTTGGCTATTCATGTGCTTCCGTTCTTTTTTCGGCCAATCGGCTGCACGATAAAATGGAACCACATGGCTACTTATGCAGCCACTCCTGCATATAAAGTAGGAAGCTGCATGAGTTTTCATCATTGAATGAAGATGGACACGGAAAAACGCATTGCAGAGGAGTTAAATCGTGGCTGTTACAGCACAAATCTTTGGCAGTACTTCTTCAGTAAGACAGATGCTTCTGGTTATGCCAACGCCGATCTCACTTCTGTTTCTTAACCCGAACTagaagatgaagctgaagaaatcGACGAGAGCGACTGTGATAAAGAATCCCTCGGCCTCacagtggaggagctggagtGTAAGATATCAGAAGCTACATCTACTGTAACATTTGAAGGCGATAAAGACAGACAATGGAGAAGATCCGTGACTTTGACTGTAAATGTTAcggaagaagaaaggagaattCTCTCCTTGGGATGCAGTTGTGTTGCCGCAGACTTTCTCCAGAGCTTATGTACAACATACAGATGGATTCTTTAGCTGCCGAAAGAGAATGGCAGGACATGGGAATAATTGGACACCTTGAGGCGAACAGATGTACAGTAGTCCTCTGCGTTGACAGCAATCTCTGGGCACAGGTGAGCGTCAAGGAGAGCTGGCAGGGTGGCAGCGGACTGGTCTGAACGGGTGTGCTTCGTGAGGAACACCAGAGCAGGACATCCAGCCacagagtgcagagaggagCCACAGGAGTCCCGTACAGATGAGCTCTGTACCGGCAAAGCTAGCTTCTGGCTATCGTGGCGAGACAGTAGCAGCAGACAGGTAGAGACTATTAACTGCTGTTACGGTGTTGAAGTGTTAGATCGAACAAGCCGAATCTAACAGATGGGTTTAAAGTCCAGCATTTATACGatacaatatttaaaaaaaaatcaatatgaaTGACAAAATAGCGAAATAGTGACAACAGCGGAGGAGGCGCGGCAGCGGCTTGCAAGCGGACCCTCACCCCAGAAAAATATGTTACGTTAGTGTTCATTCAAAGTCACATACCGGGATTACAAACTGTACAATGCTAGATGCTATGGCTATACCTTACAATGTTTTTAGCAAGCTCAGTATTGTCGTTTTCAAATGCATGTGATATGCACATCGAAACTTATGTTAGATCAGGTGATCATAGCTGTAATGGGAGGTTTAGACACGGTCATGTGAGCATCTGCTATTAGTTTGAATAACACACCAACCTGATGATGtgcttgaataatgtgtgaataacacacctttgggtgcatgaataacacacccacgggtgaataacacacctttgggtgcatgaataaagtGTTATTCAGGGGCTTTTtgtaacaaaagaatttccatttccattcgATAACCATTGTTCAAACTACTCCAATAGTTTCTGTCCTGTGGGCTAACAGATACCAGATGTCACTGATAGCTAGACCAGTAGGGGGTTGGACttatgtaaatgagatgcaATGAGCAGCACTGTTGCCTGGCTCCCCTGGCAGGtcgaggagggaggggagggctgaGAGATTTGATTGGACGAACCCATTCTTCAAGAAAATCAACCAATGTACCGCGTTTCGTGTCTCAAATACCATTGCTGCtgataaaaaaatatttctaacttttttttttaattaaattacgACAGCCCCGGCCCAAAAATGTGAGTTGGCCCACTGGGCATTGCCCGGTACGCCCGATGGCCTGTCCATGCCTGTTCAGGTGTCACCGCTGTCAGGAAGCCTCCTACCTCATCCCATTTCCctatttcctgtgtttctcctctgtgccatgtccgtctctccttgtgtgtgtgtgtgtgtgtgactggacTAGGTGTTTCCCTGTAATCTTGGTTCACCTACACCTGCTTGCAGcaccaatcagccaccacagctgcagccaatccacaaTCATTAACTTCAGATACTCCTTTGTCTGTGTTGTGAGTTCAGTCATTTATCTCAGACCTCAACaatagcaggcttttgtttcctctttccagttgcatgagccacagctttaatttgacttcaaatgatttgtcatttgaaagcagagagctgagaagctgctggagtttgAGGTTCAACTCTGAGAGGAACTTGGTGACGTCCATGAAGGCCATATTTACAGCTGGCATTAACGTGTGTTGGGTGACCCAATCACAAGTGGAGAGCTGAGACACATCGACGTTCACACCTGCGTCTGTCATGCGTCTCCAAGGTGTCCAGCTGACCAAAGTTTGTGTTCAAAAGTCAAATGTCAGTCTAAGAAATAAAAGTTAACACTGGCTTGGTCTTGCTCACAAAGGAAGACAAATGCTATATTTGTctaaatattttgaaaaaaaaacacaaagtgtagAAAAGCAACCTGCAACCACAGGAAGACCAGCCATAACCACACAcatcaaagacagagaagatgcagcaaacacaatgctgctgaaaaaaacaccaacaataaATGCCACATTGATCAGTTGCAGTCATCACATCAGAAGACACAGTGTCAGGGTACCTCGTGGCCACTTCTGTCATCCGCAGTATATCGACACCTTGATGTTGTTAGGTTTTCGCCACTAAATAGTTTGGACCCAAGGGTGCAGACCCGGACACAGGACTTATGCAAACCAAACAatgatttattaacaataaGGAATAACAAAAAGCGCACTCGAACgagtggaaaacaacaaaaactaaaggcagactcaaaaggagtggaaaataACAAAAGGGGCTCCGACGAGGCGGATATGAAGTCAAGGCACGCGTGGAAGCGGCAGGTAGGCACTGGAACAAAAAAGCACACTACAAGTGGCAATACTGAACAGTGGAACATTAACTGTgtctcaggaggagaggaggacaaaagagaCGTAGTACTCACAAAGAGGCGAACAGACACAGTCATGGGAGGATGAGGAATAATCCGGCACAGGTAAGAGAGGGCTCTCTCCTTAAATACTGTGCCAGTCAGAAACAATGCCTCTCAGGTGAGCCCCTGAAGGGGCCGAGCTGACTGGGAGAATGGAAACGCCTCGTtacacagacaggggagaacagacagacaacaaacaatagGAAAAAGGGCAAGGAGACACACGAGGAGAGACGGGAAGGCAGGATCCTAACAGATGTCAGATGATACCGAACATCACAGTGGGCCAGGTTCATCCATCCATGGCAAACACAGACCCACACATGCAGGCTGCTTTCACCAATGTCATGGTCGCTGTAATCCAGGAAGAGTCAGTCACAAATGTTTCCAGGAGCATCCAGGTCACCACATTCCCCTGAAGCACAGTGTTCATAAAGA from Chaetodon auriga isolate fChaAug3 chromosome 24, fChaAug3.hap1, whole genome shotgun sequence carries:
- the LOC143317482 gene encoding uncharacterized protein LOC143317482, coding for MMNFTLITAFLCTFFWISVSEFHTVEVQPGEDVTLLCSNFSALPSYIRWFKLANRHNVSCIFSMMSFDGNASFCDGFQNSKFNMTSNSRTLFLKIKQVDSSDSGLYFCGFRVSDRMAAIDSATYLKVQVFDGLTKLMSVILAGLTAFINVVVICLAVQISKTCKESTMDRDLDSDDLKDAALSLSSTAVRNRRPESEREVETRVVYAARRLRKQL